One window from the genome of Nitrospirota bacterium encodes:
- the gspF gene encoding type II secretion system inner membrane protein GspF, producing the protein MPVYQYKGVRADGATASGIIDAESPKVARLKLRKGGIYPTDVIEQGQRRDGGAGPAVRVQSAEGRSASLSVQELAVVTRQLGTLLVAGLPLVDALGILVEQSDKKAVKSLLADMREEIRGGKALSAVLERYPRDFSSIYVHMVRAGEASGALDHILFRLADFLEKQLALKHKVTNATLYPVLMLIVGVAVLFFLMTFVVPKITAVFADLKQALPWPTVVLMGISRFLADYWLFLLGGIGLALGGAQRLLKTPAGRLAADRFLLKLPLIGDVARMVSISRLAGTLATMLASGVQLLDALDVAKRVMNNRVLERAVEEARQNIREGQAVAEPLKRSGEFPSLVTHMIAVGEKSGEMEEMLRRIAQIYDGEVDRVITRLTSLLEPVMILIMGVVVFFIVVAILLPIFEMGQMVR; encoded by the coding sequence ATGCCGGTCTATCAGTACAAAGGCGTTCGCGCGGACGGCGCGACGGCCAGCGGCATCATCGACGCCGAGAGCCCCAAGGTCGCGCGGCTGAAGCTCCGCAAAGGCGGGATCTATCCGACCGATGTCATCGAGCAGGGGCAGCGTCGCGACGGCGGAGCCGGACCGGCGGTACGTGTGCAGTCGGCAGAGGGACGTTCCGCCTCGTTGTCCGTCCAGGAGCTGGCCGTCGTGACCAGACAATTGGGCACCCTGCTGGTGGCCGGTCTGCCGCTGGTGGACGCGCTCGGCATCCTGGTCGAACAATCGGACAAGAAGGCCGTCAAGAGTCTTCTTGCGGACATGCGCGAGGAGATCCGCGGCGGCAAAGCGCTCAGCGCCGTGTTGGAACGCTATCCGCGGGACTTTTCTTCCATTTACGTCCATATGGTGCGCGCCGGCGAAGCCAGCGGCGCGCTGGACCATATCCTGTTCCGACTGGCCGATTTTCTGGAGAAGCAACTTGCGCTGAAACACAAAGTCACCAACGCCACACTGTACCCGGTCCTCATGCTCATAGTCGGCGTCGCCGTGCTGTTCTTTCTCATGACGTTCGTGGTGCCCAAAATCACCGCGGTGTTCGCCGATCTCAAGCAGGCGCTGCCGTGGCCGACGGTGGTCCTGATGGGGATCAGCCGGTTTCTGGCGGATTATTGGCTGTTTCTTCTTGGCGGGATCGGCCTGGCGCTGGGAGGCGCTCAGCGTCTTCTGAAGACTCCCGCCGGGCGTCTCGCCGCCGACCGGTTTCTGTTGAAACTGCCCCTGATCGGCGACGTGGCGCGGATGGTCTCGATCTCGCGGTTGGCCGGCACGTTGGCCACCATGCTGGCGAGCGGGGTGCAATTGCTGGACGCCCTGGACGTCGCCAAACGGGTGATGAACAATCGCGTGCTCGAACGGGCGGTCGAGGAGGCCCGGCAGAACATCCGGGAAGGGCAGGCCGTCGCCGAGCCGTTGAAGCGCAGCGGGGAATTTCCGTCCCTCGTCACGCACATGATCGCGGTCGGCGAAAAGAGCGGCGAGATGGAGGAGATGCTCCGGCGGATCGCCCAGATTTACGACGGGGAGGTGGACCGGGTCATCACGCGGCTCACCTCGCTGCTTGAGCCGGTGATGATCCTTATCATGGGCGTCGTAGTATTTTTCATCGTCGTGGCGATCCTGTTGCCGATTTTCGAAATGGGACAGATGGTTCGTTAA
- the gspE gene encoding type II secretion system ATPase GspE gives MGYGRPLLGTILGEKFNLPEAKLEEALAQQRDKGGRLGDVLVRLRAVRDDEVLQALAHQFELPWLPQLEPNQVDPALLKSVPIGFARRYRVLPLRAEDGVVTVATCDPLETAALDDLRLLLGSPVAPVLTTSVSLLSCLNHVYDQAANPAAAEQVMEDLAADENLDRLARELDEPQDLLDATDEAPIIRLVNSILFQAVKQRASDIHFESFEKGLVVRYRIDGVLYPVLTPPKHLQASIIARLKIMAGLNIAEKRLPQDGRFGIRTAGKDVDLRVSVLPTSHGERVVLRLLEKENRLLNLSEIGFSPDKLAVMQQLIQLSHGIILVTGPTGSGKTTTLYAALSQINAPDKNIITVEDPVEYQLQGIGQMQVNPKINLTFASGLRSILRQDPDVIMIGEIRDLETAEIAIHASLTGHLVFSTLHTNDAASAPTRLIDMGIEPFLVASSVVAVLAQRLLRKICPDCRRPYRPSDEELTRLGLPLTTPRPTFSRGAGCAACSQTGYRGRTGIYELLLMDDDIRRLIGAKADSAAIKQAAIAKGMVPLKQEGALKVAQGVTTTEEVMRITQQEVEL, from the coding sequence GTGGGATACGGACGGCCTCTGCTGGGAACCATTCTCGGCGAGAAATTCAACCTCCCGGAAGCCAAGCTGGAAGAGGCGCTCGCGCAACAGCGGGACAAAGGAGGGCGGCTCGGGGACGTGTTGGTGCGGCTGCGCGCCGTGCGGGACGACGAAGTGCTCCAGGCCCTCGCCCATCAGTTCGAATTGCCGTGGCTTCCGCAACTGGAGCCCAACCAGGTCGATCCGGCTCTCCTGAAATCCGTTCCCATCGGTTTCGCCCGCCGGTACCGGGTGCTCCCTTTACGGGCTGAAGACGGCGTCGTCACCGTCGCCACCTGCGACCCGCTGGAGACGGCCGCCCTGGACGATCTTCGCCTGTTGCTCGGCTCGCCGGTCGCGCCGGTCTTGACGACGAGCGTGTCGTTGCTCTCCTGCCTGAATCACGTGTATGACCAAGCCGCCAATCCCGCCGCCGCCGAGCAGGTCATGGAGGATCTGGCGGCGGACGAGAATCTGGACCGCCTCGCCCGGGAACTGGACGAACCCCAGGATCTGCTGGACGCCACCGACGAAGCGCCCATCATTCGCCTGGTCAATTCCATTCTCTTCCAGGCCGTCAAGCAGCGGGCCAGCGACATCCACTTCGAATCGTTCGAGAAAGGCTTGGTCGTCCGCTACCGGATCGACGGCGTGCTGTATCCGGTGCTGACTCCGCCCAAACACCTGCAAGCCAGCATTATCGCGCGCCTGAAAATCATGGCGGGGCTGAACATCGCGGAGAAACGGCTGCCGCAGGACGGCCGGTTCGGGATCCGGACGGCGGGGAAAGACGTCGATCTCCGCGTGTCCGTTCTCCCCACGTCGCACGGCGAGCGCGTGGTGTTGCGGCTGCTCGAAAAAGAGAACCGGCTGCTGAACCTCTCGGAAATCGGGTTCTCGCCCGATAAGCTGGCGGTCATGCAGCAGCTCATCCAATTGTCGCACGGCATCATCCTGGTGACCGGCCCGACCGGCAGCGGCAAGACGACGACGCTCTACGCGGCGCTCAGCCAGATCAATGCGCCGGACAAAAACATCATCACGGTCGAGGACCCCGTCGAGTATCAGCTTCAGGGCATCGGCCAGATGCAGGTGAATCCGAAGATCAACCTGACCTTCGCCTCCGGGTTGCGGTCGATTTTGCGCCAGGACCCGGACGTCATCATGATCGGGGAAATCCGGGACCTGGAAACCGCCGAGATCGCCATCCATGCTTCGTTGACCGGCCATCTGGTGTTTTCCACCTTGCATACGAACGATGCGGCCAGCGCCCCGACCCGCCTGATCGACATGGGCATCGAGCCGTTCCTCGTCGCGTCGTCGGTCGTCGCCGTGCTGGCTCAGCGGTTGCTGCGGAAGATCTGTCCCGATTGTCGGCGCCCCTACCGTCCGAGCGACGAAGAGCTCACCCGGCTCGGGCTTCCCCTCACCACGCCCCGTCCGACGTTCTCTCGCGGCGCCGGCTGCGCGGCCTGCTCCCAGACCGGATACCGCGGCCGCACCGGCATCTACGAACTGCTGTTGATGGACGACGACATCCGCCGCCTGATCGGCGCCAAGGCGGACTCGGCGGCCATCAAGCAGGCCGCCATCGCCAAAGGGATGGTTCCCCTCAAGCAGGAAGGCGCGCTCAAGGTCGCGCAGGGGGTGACCACCACCGAGGAAGTGATGCGCATCACGCAGCAGGAAGTCGAACTATAG
- a CDS encoding secretin N-terminal domain-containing protein, with translation MRFAKPLAVVALAALPLMNTFVAAAQNGTPQPGRVTLDFNEVELPVFVRFISELTGKNFVLDDTAKKTAGKITLFSPTKVSVDQAYNMFLAALEVSRLMAIPKGNVVQIVQTAEVPPERNVYVYKLKYANASDTAALLTNLVAKSSAVPAATPTGRPPFRPMTEFEAPVQVFADKATNSVVISATRTAYNRLQSVLREIDTRRHQVFVEAVILEVQVDRLRQIGSDPLQAIAAGSRGSVQAIGGFNRAPEDLASLAQTISGIGTSAVTGAATGGALTVLNTINVRAFLQLLMNLTDTNILSTPQVMAADNQKAKIVVGENRPFPTGQAQGITGGTLVTIERKDVGVTLEITPQVLENDLVRLEIKQEITAIAESVAQTIGTGAATVPVGPTTTKRAMETTTVARDKQTLVIGGLVRDNVTLSERKIPLLGDIPLLGWLFRFQSRQVEKLNLLVFLTPHIIRDEVDMVELNQRKAADVGTLQRENRIEEPTRLKQEVIEHLEPRNQQPADPHAAGKQVPASSSP, from the coding sequence ATGAGATTCGCTAAGCCGCTGGCCGTCGTCGCCTTGGCCGCGCTGCCGCTGATGAATACGTTCGTTGCGGCGGCGCAAAACGGAACGCCCCAGCCCGGTCGCGTCACGCTCGATTTCAACGAGGTCGAGCTGCCGGTGTTCGTGCGCTTCATCAGCGAACTGACCGGGAAAAATTTCGTCCTGGACGACACCGCCAAGAAAACAGCCGGGAAAATCACGCTGTTTTCTCCCACCAAAGTCAGCGTGGACCAGGCGTACAACATGTTCCTGGCCGCCTTGGAAGTCAGCCGGCTGATGGCGATTCCGAAGGGAAACGTTGTGCAGATCGTGCAAACGGCGGAGGTGCCGCCCGAGCGGAACGTCTACGTGTACAAACTCAAGTACGCCAACGCCAGCGACACGGCCGCGCTGCTGACGAACCTGGTCGCCAAATCCTCAGCTGTGCCGGCCGCGACCCCGACCGGCCGCCCGCCGTTCCGGCCGATGACGGAATTTGAAGCGCCGGTTCAGGTGTTCGCCGACAAAGCCACCAACAGCGTCGTCATCAGCGCCACCCGCACGGCCTATAACCGGCTCCAGTCCGTGCTTCGCGAGATCGATACGCGCCGCCACCAGGTGTTCGTGGAGGCGGTCATTCTCGAAGTGCAGGTGGATCGCCTGCGGCAAATCGGGAGCGACCCGCTCCAGGCGATCGCCGCGGGAAGCCGCGGGTCAGTACAAGCCATCGGGGGATTCAACCGGGCCCCCGAAGATCTGGCCTCGCTCGCTCAGACGATCAGCGGAATAGGCACAAGCGCGGTGACGGGAGCCGCGACGGGAGGCGCGCTGACCGTGCTCAACACGATCAACGTGCGGGCGTTTCTGCAACTTCTGATGAACCTGACGGACACGAATATCCTGTCCACGCCGCAGGTCATGGCTGCGGACAATCAAAAAGCGAAGATCGTCGTCGGCGAGAATCGGCCCTTCCCGACCGGACAGGCGCAGGGCATCACCGGCGGCACGCTCGTGACGATCGAGCGAAAAGACGTCGGGGTCACGCTGGAAATCACGCCGCAGGTGTTGGAAAACGATCTCGTGCGTTTGGAAATCAAACAGGAGATTACGGCGATCGCGGAAAGCGTGGCCCAGACGATCGGGACCGGCGCTGCGACCGTGCCGGTCGGCCCGACCACCACCAAGCGCGCGATGGAGACCACCACCGTCGCTCGGGACAAACAGACCCTCGTCATCGGCGGACTGGTACGCGACAACGTCACCCTGAGCGAACGCAAGATTCCGCTGCTGGGAGACATTCCACTGCTCGGCTGGCTGTTCCGGTTTCAGAGCCGGCAGGTGGAAAAGCTCAACCTGCTCGTCTTCCTGACCCCGCACATCATCAGGGACGAGGTCGACATGGTCGAACTGAATCAGCGCAAGGCCGCGGATGTGGGCACGCTTCAGCGGGAGAATCGCATCGAGGAACCGACCCGCCTGAAACAGGAAGTGATCGAGCATCTCGAACCGCGCAACCAACAACCCGCAGATCCTCACGCCGCCGGAAAACAGGTCCCGGCATCATCCTCACCCTAA
- the gspC gene encoding type II secretion system protein GspC, with product MWRRIGLALFLTLSAFFIAHTINAFIAHSLSVPFTPQSFSSVAEPAAPTVPPAQLAAEIRASGLFPLPEEESSDVALPGQPAKAKRPPLDVARKVKLLGTVMGDRGGISAVLEDLATKRQNLFRLHEQIPNVGELAEIRKDGVVIREDGQEELLPLVLLDQGQAGATPATSASPATFAGRKHAPPPVNRVLDRREVEQAMADVSKLLTQAHAVPHFTNGALDGFRIDFIAPASFYEKIGLSYGDVLQRVNGVEVRDPGTMLRVFQQVKNERTVKVDVLRNNQPTTLTYEIR from the coding sequence ATGTGGCGGCGGATAGGACTCGCGCTGTTTCTGACACTGTCCGCGTTCTTCATCGCCCATACGATCAACGCGTTCATCGCGCATTCGCTCTCGGTGCCGTTCACTCCGCAGTCGTTTTCTTCGGTCGCCGAACCCGCCGCGCCGACCGTCCCGCCGGCTCAGCTGGCGGCTGAAATCCGCGCCAGCGGCCTCTTCCCGCTCCCCGAGGAAGAGTCATCCGATGTCGCGCTTCCGGGCCAACCGGCCAAAGCCAAGCGTCCGCCCCTCGACGTGGCCAGAAAAGTAAAACTGTTGGGCACGGTCATGGGCGACCGGGGCGGCATCTCCGCCGTCCTCGAAGATCTGGCGACGAAACGACAGAACCTGTTTCGGCTGCACGAGCAGATTCCCAATGTGGGAGAGTTGGCGGAGATCAGGAAGGACGGGGTCGTGATCCGGGAAGACGGCCAGGAGGAATTGCTCCCGCTCGTGCTGCTTGACCAGGGTCAAGCGGGGGCGACGCCGGCGACGTCCGCCTCTCCGGCGACGTTCGCGGGACGCAAGCACGCGCCTCCTCCGGTCAACCGGGTGCTGGATCGCCGCGAAGTCGAACAGGCGATGGCGGACGTCTCGAAACTGTTGACCCAGGCCCATGCCGTGCCGCATTTCACCAACGGCGCGCTGGACGGGTTCCGCATCGACTTCATCGCTCCGGCAAGCTTTTATGAAAAGATCGGGTTGAGTTACGGCGACGTCCTGCAACGGGTCAACGGCGTGGAGGTCCGCGACCCCGGCACCATGCTGCGCGTCTTTCAACAGGTGAAGAACGAGCGGACGGTCAAAGTCGATGTCTTGCGCAACAATCAACCCACGACCCTGACGTATGAGATTCGCTAA
- a CDS encoding POTRA domain-containing protein has translation MKGRGGVAFLALALCAGLVAAMIEPATVVEAAPSGRPDDHRKARTVSRWGHAQEAEPRKVAKADSATSGREAANPPVAQTPEPPSPTPEPPGFDIKAFIVEGSSLLSPEKINGVLDQHRGSGKTIADIEKARHELERAYQALGYPTVIVIIPEQTIENGVVRLTVVESRIGEVRMVGNTYYSRYNILAKLPSLRPGALIHEPTLVKELDAVNVNPDRKITPVLKPGTETGTVDVELKVNERLPLHARMIGDNKGPFTTPANRLTAEVQYTNLWDEDHILTLQTTQTPEDWGAVQAYGFSYVAPIMGPQHVLAVYASKVTSTSVLAGTTLALSPGDVSVAGNATIAGLRYFFPVFEGTTTTHQIALGADYKRLEKTEATFPGPLGTAVVLSPIQYTPLSLGYTGIRPDAWGITQFSVTAKGYWPIIPGGKKADFAGDPADPFNKPGNRAGSTGRFAVLQAGLDRTQPLPLGFSLSLHADGQWASEPLVPAEQYFAGGMDTVRGYIQNESLGDHAVRGRAELLSPPLPEIPLDRFWQRRRASSLKITWKVLAFYDAVTLWVRDAPIGQKDQFRLEGIGGGVRAQLVPYNLQLQVDQGFALQDATVTRAGDTFVHFMVSLAY, from the coding sequence ATGAAAGGACGGGGTGGGGTGGCTTTCCTTGCCCTCGCGCTCTGCGCCGGTCTGGTCGCCGCCATGATTGAGCCGGCGACGGTCGTTGAAGCCGCTCCATCGGGCAGACCGGACGATCACCGGAAAGCCCGAACCGTTTCTCGATGGGGCCATGCGCAGGAGGCTGAACCGAGAAAGGTTGCGAAAGCGGATAGCGCGACGTCCGGCCGGGAAGCAGCCAATCCGCCTGTCGCCCAGACGCCGGAGCCCCCTTCTCCGACACCCGAGCCTCCGGGCTTTGACATAAAAGCATTCATCGTAGAAGGAAGCTCGCTGCTCTCTCCGGAAAAGATCAACGGCGTGCTCGATCAACACAGAGGTTCGGGGAAGACCATTGCCGACATCGAGAAGGCCCGGCACGAGCTGGAGAGAGCCTATCAGGCGTTGGGGTATCCCACCGTCATCGTCATCATTCCTGAACAGACCATCGAGAACGGCGTCGTGCGCCTGACGGTTGTGGAAAGCCGGATCGGCGAGGTCCGCATGGTCGGGAACACCTACTATTCCCGCTACAACATTCTCGCCAAACTGCCGTCGCTCCGTCCCGGCGCCCTGATCCATGAGCCCACTCTGGTCAAAGAGCTCGACGCCGTCAACGTGAACCCGGATCGCAAGATCACGCCGGTGCTGAAACCGGGAACGGAAACGGGCACGGTGGATGTCGAGCTGAAGGTCAACGAGCGGCTGCCGCTGCACGCCCGGATGATCGGCGACAACAAGGGCCCGTTCACGACGCCGGCCAACCGGCTGACGGCGGAGGTCCAGTACACGAACCTGTGGGACGAAGATCATATTCTGACTCTGCAGACGACCCAGACGCCGGAGGACTGGGGCGCGGTGCAAGCCTACGGCTTCAGCTACGTCGCGCCGATCATGGGGCCGCAGCATGTGCTGGCCGTGTACGCGTCGAAAGTCACGAGCACGTCGGTGTTGGCCGGAACGACGTTGGCGTTGAGTCCCGGCGACGTATCGGTCGCGGGGAACGCCACCATCGCCGGCCTCCGATATTTCTTCCCTGTGTTCGAAGGGACGACGACCACGCATCAGATCGCGCTGGGCGCAGACTACAAACGTCTCGAGAAAACCGAGGCGACGTTTCCCGGACCGCTCGGCACGGCCGTCGTTTTGAGCCCGATCCAATACACGCCGCTCTCTCTCGGATACACCGGCATCCGTCCCGATGCATGGGGCATCACCCAATTTTCCGTCACGGCGAAAGGCTACTGGCCGATCATCCCGGGCGGAAAGAAGGCGGACTTCGCCGGAGACCCGGCCGATCCGTTCAACAAACCGGGCAACCGCGCCGGCTCGACCGGAAGATTCGCGGTCCTGCAGGCCGGCCTGGATCGAACTCAACCCTTGCCGCTGGGGTTCAGTCTCTCGCTGCACGCGGACGGCCAATGGGCCAGTGAACCCCTGGTGCCGGCCGAACAATATTTCGCCGGCGGGATGGACACGGTCCGGGGCTACATCCAGAACGAATCGCTCGGCGACCACGCGGTGCGCGGGCGGGCGGAGCTGCTCTCCCCGCCGCTGCCGGAGATCCCGCTTGATCGGTTCTGGCAGCGACGGCGCGCGTCGTCGCTCAAGATCACCTGGAAGGTGCTCGCGTTCTATGACGCCGTCACTCTCTGGGTGCGGGATGCGCCGATCGGGCAGAAGGATCAGTTTCGATTGGAAGGCATCGGTGGGGGAGTCCGCGCGCAACTGGTGCCCTACAATCTCCAGCTCCAGGTGGATCAAGGGTTCGCGTTGCAAGACGCGACCGTCACGCGGGCGGGCGACACCTTCGTCCATTTCATGGTGAGTCTGGCCTATTAA